A single Halococcus hamelinensis 100A6 DNA region contains:
- a CDS encoding DNA-3-methyladenine glycosylase family protein: METGTIEVDSLAGGVDLQATLESGQSCFWDRADGRMYDESGVARGSAWYTAVLPPDLAGDDEVVRVRQTDGRLEWESSTDATDHLTHLLRLDDDLPAIQRELPDDPLIETAFDAYDGLRIVRDPPFPTLITFICSAQMRVKRIHTMQRTMARRFGTAIEFDGETYHAFPTPDQLAAATVDELRDCSLGYRAPYVAESARLVADGELDPTDARGREYEAAREFLKGFMGVGDKVADCILLFSLGYLEAVPLDTWIQTAIAEHYPDCDRGSYTETSRAIREAFGGQYAGYAQTHVFHYLRANGPDLG, from the coding sequence ATGGAAACCGGGACGATCGAGGTCGATTCGCTCGCCGGCGGGGTCGACCTCCAGGCCACCCTCGAATCCGGGCAGTCGTGTTTCTGGGACCGCGCCGACGGCCGCATGTACGACGAGTCGGGGGTCGCCCGCGGGTCGGCGTGGTACACCGCCGTCCTGCCCCCGGATCTCGCCGGCGACGACGAGGTGGTTCGGGTTCGACAGACCGACGGCCGGCTGGAGTGGGAGTCGAGCACGGACGCGACGGACCACCTCACCCACCTCCTCCGGCTCGACGACGACCTCCCCGCGATCCAGCGTGAACTCCCCGACGACCCGCTCATCGAGACGGCGTTCGACGCCTACGACGGCCTGCGGATCGTTCGCGATCCGCCGTTTCCGACGCTCATAACCTTCATCTGCTCGGCACAGATGCGGGTCAAGCGCATCCACACGATGCAGCGCACGATGGCGCGACGGTTCGGCACCGCCATCGAGTTCGACGGCGAGACCTACCACGCCTTCCCGACCCCCGACCAGCTCGCGGCCGCGACCGTGGACGAGCTCCGCGACTGTTCGCTCGGCTATCGGGCACCGTACGTCGCCGAGAGCGCGCGGCTCGTCGCCGACGGCGAACTCGACCCGACGGACGCCCGCGGGCGCGAGTACGAGGCCGCCCGCGAGTTCCTGAAGGGGTTCATGGGCGTCGGCGACAAGGTGGCCGACTGTATCCTCCTGTTCTCGCTCGGCTACCTCGAAGCCGTCCCGCTCGACACCTGGATCCAGACCGCGATCGCCGAACACTACCCCGACTGCGACCGCGGGTCGTACACCGAGACCTCGCGCGCCATCCGCGAGGCGTTCGGCGGCCAGTACGCGGGCTACGCCCAGACTCACGTCTTCCACTACCTCCGGGCCAACGGTCCCGACCTCGGGTGA
- a CDS encoding acylphosphatase, producing the protein MSDRVRAHVFVSGTVQGVHYRANTRDAAREASVDGWVKNLDDGRVEAVFEGAEDDVEQLVEWCHTGSPAAEVESVEADYGEPEDESEFGIR; encoded by the coding sequence ATGAGTGACCGCGTTCGAGCACACGTCTTCGTTTCGGGGACCGTCCAGGGCGTCCACTACCGGGCGAACACCCGCGACGCCGCACGCGAGGCGAGCGTCGACGGCTGGGTGAAGAACCTCGACGACGGCCGGGTCGAGGCGGTCTTCGAGGGCGCGGAGGACGACGTCGAGCAACTGGTCGAGTGGTGTCACACAGGCAGCCCGGCGGCCGAGGTCGAATCGGTCGAGGCCGACTACGGGGAGCCCGAGGACGAATCGGAGTTCGGGATCCGTTGA